From Paenibacillus polymyxa, the proteins below share one genomic window:
- a CDS encoding MFS transporter has translation MSTQENMTANRFPPSLLWLTLGAFAIGMTEFVIMGLLPNVAHDLHVTIPQAGQLITSYALGVAIGAPVLTVLTHKVPQKKLLCLLMSIFILGNLFSVIAPNYELLIAARMATALSHGTFLGAGSLIAARLVRPDKRAGAISMVLTGLTVANIIGVPFGTFIGQQLGWRASFGAIVVIGLISLFGIIRYIPVIQQDKPSSLKQEVKSLFNPKVLLMLLTGAVGCGSLFTVFTYITPMLTDISGFAEHSITWILVLFGLGVTIGNIVGGKLADWKLLPSLVANYAVLAIILAILTFTLQNKVLAVITVFIWGIAAFGIMPGIQVRIMNLAYEAPLLASTSSHSALNLGNAGGAFIGGVVINQMGLPAIPWVASLITVGGLLLMLVSYMMDRKTAHTEAIAEIQS, from the coding sequence ATGAGTACTCAAGAAAATATGACAGCTAATCGCTTTCCCCCCTCCTTGCTATGGTTAACCCTTGGTGCCTTCGCCATCGGCATGACCGAATTCGTCATTATGGGACTTCTGCCCAATGTAGCCCATGATCTTCATGTTACGATTCCGCAAGCCGGGCAATTAATCACCAGTTACGCGCTTGGTGTAGCCATTGGCGCACCTGTGCTTACTGTATTAACCCATAAGGTTCCACAAAAGAAGCTACTGTGTCTGCTGATGTCCATATTCATTCTAGGGAATCTTTTTTCCGTCATTGCTCCTAACTACGAGCTTCTGATTGCAGCCCGTATGGCTACTGCGTTATCGCACGGAACCTTCCTGGGTGCCGGTTCCCTGATCGCTGCCCGGCTGGTCCGTCCTGATAAGCGGGCAGGGGCCATCTCTATGGTGCTAACCGGATTGACGGTAGCGAACATTATTGGCGTGCCCTTCGGCACCTTTATCGGACAGCAGCTCGGCTGGCGCGCTTCCTTTGGAGCCATTGTTGTGATCGGCTTGATTTCTCTCTTCGGAATTATTCGTTACATTCCGGTGATTCAGCAGGACAAGCCTTCCAGTCTCAAACAAGAAGTCAAAAGCTTATTTAATCCAAAAGTGCTGCTGATGCTGCTGACAGGTGCAGTTGGCTGTGGTAGCTTGTTCACTGTCTTTACGTACATTACGCCCATGCTTACGGATATTAGTGGCTTTGCCGAACACAGCATTACCTGGATTCTCGTCCTGTTCGGCCTAGGCGTCACGATTGGCAACATTGTTGGCGGCAAGCTCGCAGATTGGAAGCTGCTTCCGTCCTTGGTTGCAAACTATGCTGTACTGGCCATTATTCTGGCCATTCTGACGTTTACGCTTCAAAACAAGGTACTGGCCGTGATCACTGTCTTTATCTGGGGGATTGCCGCATTCGGCATCATGCCGGGGATTCAGGTTCGTATCATGAATCTGGCCTATGAGGCTCCTTTGCTAGCCTCTACCTCCAGCCATTCCGCATTGAATCTGGGCAACGCAGGCGGTGCTTTTATCGGAGGAGTCGTTATTAACCAAATGGGGCTACCCGCCATTCCATGGGTTGCATCACTCATTACTGTCGGCGGTCTGCTACTGATGCTGGTCAGCTACATGATGGATCGCAAGACCGCTCATACTGAAGCGATAGCAGAGATACAGTCATAA
- a CDS encoding glycosyltransferase, which translates to MKKVGLVMRKIQFAEAQGPRIFAERLKQIGLELGVDIVFVSPERHVSSHDWLPGYEHEKSDLVNYDIVLDQLHEQQIEHVIYTVSGFTYLNMFFKNSVLFPHSFPDPALTGYEMMKPFYQIVDKAIVQTAFLKQEMASKFGVTDVTVIPIGFNERLVEKHFDPSQVVENRVMWIGRDEENRRPDLVLEYARHNPDKDVYMVFGGERYKESMKKYDIPDNVKLQFALTQDEVFALMNTAKVYWSCSKFDTFAMPLTEALAMGKIVVKPEHPCYGHISSTHSFSGNEKNWFELVNMAAASPRRVSAENQTYAMEQFSSQVMKQGYRDFFDDWLS; encoded by the coding sequence ATGAAAAAAGTCGGTTTGGTCATGAGAAAAATACAATTTGCTGAAGCACAAGGGCCTCGTATTTTTGCAGAACGTCTGAAGCAGATCGGATTGGAACTGGGGGTAGATATCGTATTTGTATCGCCGGAGCGCCACGTAAGTAGCCATGACTGGCTTCCAGGCTATGAGCATGAAAAGAGTGACCTGGTCAATTATGACATTGTACTGGATCAACTGCATGAGCAGCAGATTGAGCACGTTATTTATACGGTATCTGGCTTTACTTATTTGAACATGTTTTTTAAAAACAGCGTACTCTTTCCACATAGTTTTCCAGATCCGGCACTGACAGGCTATGAGATGATGAAGCCTTTTTATCAGATTGTGGACAAGGCTATCGTACAGACTGCCTTTCTCAAGCAGGAGATGGCCTCGAAGTTTGGCGTAACCGATGTGACAGTCATCCCGATCGGATTTAATGAGCGGCTGGTGGAAAAGCATTTTGATCCCTCACAAGTGGTGGAGAACCGGGTGATGTGGATTGGTAGAGATGAAGAAAATCGGCGTCCGGATCTGGTGCTGGAGTATGCGCGGCATAATCCTGACAAGGATGTCTATATGGTGTTTGGTGGTGAACGCTACAAGGAGAGCATGAAGAAGTACGACATCCCGGACAATGTAAAACTTCAATTTGCATTGACGCAAGACGAGGTGTTTGCACTGATGAACACAGCGAAGGTGTATTGGAGCTGCTCCAAATTCGATACGTTCGCAATGCCGCTGACCGAAGCGCTCGCGATGGGGAAAATCGTGGTGAAACCCGAGCACCCTTGCTATGGGCACATCAGCTCTACGCATTCTTTTTCAGGAAATGAGAAAAACTGGTTCGAGCTGGTCAATATGGCTGCGGCTTCACCTCGCCGGGTTTCTGCGGAGAATCAGACATACGCCATGGAACAGTTTTCGAGTCAGGTGATGAAGCAGGGATACCGAGACTTTTTTGATGATTGGTTAAGCTGA
- a CDS encoding phosphotransferase family protein: MIVLLHFIQKSWVAMNLFHQYVNHDGTLNDTLVHSREILYTGTNGRHVERFYVSSSESYIFKPLTNDDQKGRERWVYEHVLPALSPIYPQLLACSDTDADGGGEWMVFEDLGPLHHLHADETLLQAVGLVARWHALPPGRFAGMPLRGPKPLIQEMVSELHTRKPDMLELCSSLGFSKQQMQRIYAQLEHLSFSHQLVLSHGDLHPGNYALSGERLRVLDWEHAHLNTPLWDVYHLIDMSHPLFPRRMTSELRIRMLDTYLEQLELLGIKGDRTAFIQEYGMFAVVFSLWMLLLITSDLQRMGTELHRNSDKWSKEQLESQLDATLACLNQCTAMMDGVQVQPCK, from the coding sequence ATGATCGTGCTATTACATTTTATACAAAAAAGTTGGGTGGCTATGAATCTATTTCATCAATATGTGAATCATGACGGTACTTTAAATGATACGCTGGTGCACAGTCGTGAAATTTTATATACAGGTACGAATGGCCGACATGTGGAACGTTTTTACGTGTCCTCCTCTGAAAGTTATATATTTAAACCCCTGACCAATGATGATCAGAAGGGACGGGAGAGATGGGTGTATGAGCATGTGCTTCCAGCATTATCACCCATCTATCCCCAATTGCTAGCTTGTTCCGATACAGACGCAGATGGCGGAGGAGAATGGATGGTGTTTGAGGATCTTGGTCCGTTACATCATCTACATGCAGACGAAACCCTATTGCAAGCTGTTGGACTTGTCGCAAGGTGGCATGCTTTGCCGCCGGGTCGTTTTGCCGGGATGCCATTGCGTGGACCGAAGCCGCTCATCCAGGAGATGGTTTCCGAGCTGCACACACGCAAGCCAGATATGTTAGAGCTTTGCAGCTCACTCGGTTTTTCGAAGCAGCAGATGCAGCGTATTTATGCACAGCTGGAGCATCTATCTTTTTCACACCAGCTTGTACTGTCTCATGGTGATCTTCATCCGGGGAACTATGCGTTGAGTGGGGAGAGGCTAAGGGTGCTGGATTGGGAGCATGCTCATCTAAACACACCGCTGTGGGATGTATATCACCTAATCGACATGTCGCATCCGTTGTTCCCTCGACGTATGACGTCTGAATTGCGTATTCGTATGCTGGACACCTATCTGGAACAGCTGGAGCTGTTGGGGATAAAGGGTGATCGAACGGCATTTATACAGGAGTATGGTATGTTTGCTGTGGTATTTTCGCTCTGGATGCTATTGCTAATCACAAGTGATTTGCAAAGGATGGGTACAGAACTGCATAGAAATAGCGACAAATGGTCAAAAGAGCAATTAGAGTCCCAATTGGATGCAACGTTAGCTTGTTTAAACCAATGTACAGCGATGATGGATGGGGTACAAGTCCAACCATGCAAGTAG
- a CDS encoding pectate lyase: MKTNTAKVLKKGMSIALSGMLIALFVGNYSAHAAPEVVHKTILVKAGEVYDGKGKTVVADPDTLGDGSQKEAQKPIFKLENNATLKNVIIAAPAADGVHVYGNGTISNVTWEDVGEDALTLKEPGTVNITGGGAFHAYDKVFQINAEGTINIKNFRADDIGKLVRQLGGSTFRVNMTLDNSDISNVKDSILRSDGPNSKAKITNTRYHNVKQLFKGFKSGNTSESGNTKY; this comes from the coding sequence ATGAAAACAAACACAGCTAAAGTATTGAAAAAGGGAATGAGTATCGCTTTATCCGGTATGTTAATCGCGTTATTTGTCGGCAATTACTCTGCCCATGCAGCTCCAGAGGTCGTTCACAAGACCATACTTGTTAAAGCTGGAGAAGTATACGATGGTAAAGGCAAGACCGTAGTGGCTGACCCCGATACCTTGGGAGATGGAAGCCAGAAAGAGGCTCAAAAGCCTATCTTTAAGCTAGAAAATAATGCAACGCTGAAAAATGTGATCATCGCTGCGCCTGCTGCGGATGGTGTGCATGTATATGGCAATGGCACCATTTCCAACGTAACGTGGGAGGATGTCGGTGAAGATGCATTGACGCTTAAAGAACCAGGCACGGTGAACATTACAGGTGGTGGAGCGTTCCATGCATATGATAAAGTATTCCAAATCAATGCCGAAGGCACGATTAACATTAAAAACTTTAGAGCCGATGATATCGGTAAGCTGGTTCGCCAACTTGGGGGCTCTACGTTTAGAGTGAATATGACTTTGGATAACTCGGATATTTCCAACGTCAAGGATTCGATCCTGAGATCGGACGGTCCTAACAGCAAAGCTAAAATTACGAATACTCGTTATCATAATGTAAAACAATTGTTCAAAGGTTTTAAATCTGGCAATACGAGCGAGTCCGGCAATACTAAATACTAA
- a CDS encoding shikimate kinase — translation MQNNSEIPLKEQNIVLIGFMGVGKTTIGSHLARKLYRDFVDIDQEIEQEYNMPTTEIFKTYGEKRFREIEKEHILKLCSNTRLKIISVGGGAFLQEEVKQACLASSIVFFLDLNWDSWKDRLKMLIDTRPNLQNKTLEEIEDLFRSRQDIYAVNHSKIDTDQLDAEEVADYIIQTLNLGWELYEPTRGLN, via the coding sequence GTGCAAAACAATAGTGAGATTCCATTAAAAGAACAAAATATTGTGCTCATCGGCTTTATGGGCGTGGGCAAAACAACGATCGGTTCCCATCTAGCGCGCAAGCTGTATCGCGATTTCGTGGATATTGATCAGGAGATTGAACAAGAGTACAACATGCCTACAACAGAAATTTTCAAAACTTACGGAGAGAAGCGTTTCCGTGAGATTGAAAAAGAGCATATTTTGAAGTTGTGCAGCAATACGCGTCTTAAAATCATTTCTGTTGGCGGTGGCGCGTTTCTACAGGAAGAGGTGAAGCAGGCTTGTTTGGCTTCCTCCATTGTGTTCTTCTTGGATTTAAATTGGGATTCCTGGAAAGATCGGCTCAAGATGCTGATTGACACCCGCCCTAATCTGCAAAACAAGACGTTAGAGGAAATTGAAGATCTTTTCCGTTCCAGACAGGACATTTACGCGGTGAATCACTCCAAGATCGATACCGATCAGTTGGATGCGGAAGAAGTCGCAGACTATATTATTCAAACACTGAATCTGGGTTGGGAATTGTATGAACCTACTCGGGGATTGAATTAA
- the aroD gene encoding type I 3-dehydroquinate dehydratase, giving the protein MEKIVKVKDVRIGEGAPKICVPMVGETLEELKEEAAHLRTLDLDIVEWRVDFFEHVEELEKVKAALHEIRSILANIPLVFTFRSAREGGEKEISAASYVELNRTIAETGQVDMIDVELFNEEADVKMLIEAAHKHNVYVIISNHDFQKTPPKEEIVSRLRKAQELGGDLPKIAVMPTNTADVLTLLDATRTMAEEYADRPIITMSMAGKGVVSRLTGELFGSALTFGAAKKASAPGQIPVTELREILQVLHSHS; this is encoded by the coding sequence ATGGAAAAAATCGTAAAGGTAAAAGATGTACGGATCGGTGAAGGAGCGCCTAAAATATGTGTCCCCATGGTGGGAGAAACGTTGGAGGAGTTGAAGGAAGAGGCTGCCCATTTACGTACACTCGACCTGGATATCGTAGAGTGGAGAGTCGATTTTTTCGAGCATGTGGAGGAGCTGGAGAAGGTAAAGGCTGCCTTACATGAGATTCGGTCTATTTTAGCCAATATTCCACTCGTATTTACGTTCCGTAGCGCCCGAGAAGGTGGAGAAAAGGAAATCAGTGCGGCAAGCTATGTAGAATTGAATCGTACAATAGCCGAAACGGGACAAGTAGATATGATTGATGTAGAGCTTTTTAATGAGGAAGCTGATGTGAAGATGCTGATAGAAGCGGCACATAAGCATAACGTGTATGTGATTATTTCTAACCACGATTTTCAAAAGACACCGCCGAAGGAGGAAATTGTGTCCCGGTTGCGTAAGGCACAGGAATTGGGCGGCGATCTGCCTAAAATAGCGGTGATGCCAACCAATACGGCCGATGTCCTAACCTTGTTGGACGCCACACGCACCATGGCAGAAGAGTATGCGGATCGTCCGATTATCACGATGTCGATGGCGGGAAAAGGTGTCGTGAGCCGTCTGACCGGAGAGCTATTTGGTTCAGCGTTGACTTTTGGTGCTGCCAAGAAGGCTTCTGCACCGGGACAGATTCCTGTCACTGAACTGAGAGAAATATTGCAGGTGCTGCATAGCCACTCTTAA
- a CDS encoding MFS transporter codes for MKRSSIPVATGLYVNYLLFGMFNIMLASHMSFLTEHLHTDQAGISLLVSAMGFGRLFTLYISGVLSDRYGRKPFIVAAGLLMAVFLVGIPLSPTFEMAMVLAVLAGVANSFLDSGTYPALIEAFPQSSGSATVLVRGFISIGAAFLPLMIIFFMNHDIFYGFSFFIPALIFALNAIYLFRMKFPDMRVQPAKEQRSGTTVSSAEQTGKLKANDASKPRFWQEGVCLILLGFTGPTLLYIVQLWLPTFGQQFIGMTESESLRLLVYYNMGSLVSVFVLVIVLGKWVKPVHIILIYPCISLLAFGTLLLFKSGAAAIICASVIGFSISGVLQLTLTVMSEFFSQRKGQITGFIYTATSLSYTLIPVFTGFLLKHSQISSVFMLAIIVNVLGIVLAVFVNFRYSAVFPAKRELSPQIVLDTK; via the coding sequence ATGAAACGTTCTTCTATTCCAGTGGCGACAGGTTTGTATGTGAACTATCTTTTGTTCGGCATGTTTAATATTATGCTGGCGTCGCACATGTCCTTTTTAACAGAGCATTTGCATACAGATCAGGCGGGCATTAGCCTTTTGGTTTCCGCGATGGGATTTGGCAGACTATTTACGCTGTACATATCCGGCGTGCTCTCCGACCGCTATGGTCGCAAACCGTTCATTGTGGCCGCAGGGCTGCTGATGGCCGTATTTTTGGTCGGTATACCGCTGAGTCCCACCTTTGAGATGGCGATGGTACTGGCTGTGCTGGCAGGTGTAGCGAATTCTTTTCTTGATTCAGGTACTTATCCGGCTCTGATCGAGGCTTTCCCCCAATCCTCTGGTTCGGCTACAGTGTTGGTGAGAGGTTTTATATCCATTGGGGCGGCATTTTTACCGCTAATGATTATCTTTTTTATGAATCACGATATTTTTTACGGGTTCTCTTTCTTTATACCAGCATTGATATTTGCATTGAATGCGATCTACTTGTTCAGAATGAAGTTTCCAGACATGCGCGTACAGCCCGCCAAGGAGCAAAGGAGCGGTACTACTGTATCTAGTGCCGAGCAGACAGGAAAATTAAAGGCTAATGATGCGAGTAAACCGCGGTTTTGGCAGGAAGGTGTATGTCTTATTCTGCTTGGATTTACGGGACCTACTTTGCTGTATATTGTGCAGTTATGGCTGCCTACGTTTGGACAACAGTTTATCGGCATGACGGAATCAGAGTCTCTCAGACTATTAGTTTATTACAATATGGGTTCGCTGGTTTCCGTGTTTGTATTGGTCATTGTGTTGGGAAAATGGGTTAAACCTGTTCATATCATCCTTATTTATCCCTGTATTTCCTTGTTGGCTTTTGGTACGCTTCTTCTTTTCAAATCAGGGGCTGCCGCCATTATCTGTGCGAGTGTCATCGGGTTTTCCATATCGGGTGTACTTCAGCTGACGTTAACCGTAATGAGTGAATTTTTTAGTCAACGAAAAGGACAGATTACCGGGTTTATTTATACCGCAACTTCGCTGTCCTATACGCTTATTCCCGTGTTTACAGGCTTTCTTTTGAAGCATTCTCAGATTTCCAGTGTGTTTATGCTGGCTATTATCGTGAATGTGCTCGGGATCGTACTGGCGGTGTTTGTTAACTTTCGTTACAGTGCCGTTTTTCCTGCAAAACGAGAATTGTCTCCTCAAATTGTACTGGATACGAAATAA